One window from the genome of Diabrotica virgifera virgifera chromosome 6, PGI_DIABVI_V3a encodes:
- the LOC114328662 gene encoding uncharacterized protein LOC114328662 isoform X2: MKPVLCLSCLISFVFVHSEVINFQFKNYTIIEYTNLYSIPLWYLYSSKASYIKQTRREPQEYLKCTKGNTSQLCSCLQAYVGNSDATYMPFKEKEEASVDLEKFLVSLPSGTTCCLNQTTCQDPAYDLSIGICLEYKKYLRPIYRLNIQSSMVEEYTINLNTILVFVYKGNRTTLQLLHCSKNNPLLWCTNRLDMMVYRGSLEAYNQDNSTANRSPRELGCYPKIFDSNDKNTPSSESLWIIQFVWLPVIVALILLHLILSCLQFKSLNLKNGKSVKQEKTSERYNNTVNKDQTNSNETYYESIDYYDAINSEVKNELYKEQ, translated from the exons ATGAAACCCGTTTTATGTTTAAGTTGTTTGATATCATTCGTTTTTGTACATAGTGAAGTGATAAACTTTCAATTCAAAAATTACACCATTATAGAATATACAAATTTGTATTCGATTCCTCTTTGGTATTTATATAGCAGCAAAGCATCTTATATCAAGCAAACCCGGCGAGAACCTCAGGAATACCTGAAATGTACAAAAGGCAATACCAGCCAATTGTGTTCCTGCCTACAAGCTTATGTAGGTAATTCTGACGCTACCTATATGCCTTTCAAAGAGAAAGAAGAAGCTTCAGTGGATTTAGAAAAATTCTTAGTATCCTTACCGAGTGGAACAACATGTTGCCTGAATCAAACAACTTGCCAAGACCCAGCATATGATCTTTCCATTGGTATTTGCTTGGAATATAAGAAG TATTTAAGACCTATATATAGACTGAATATACAGAGCTCTATGGTAGAAGAATATAccataaatttaaatacaattcTAGTTTTTGTTTACAAAGGAAACAGAACTACACTGCAACTATTACATTGTTCCAAAAACAACCCACTCTTGTGGTGTACTAATAGACTAGATATGATGGTTTATAGAGGCTCTTTAGAGGCTTACAACCAAGATAATAGTACTGCAAATAGGTCACCTAGAGAATTGGGGTGTTATCCAAAAATTTTTGATTCAAATGATAAAAACACACCATCATCTGAAAGCTTGTGGATCATTCAGTTTGTATGGTTGCCTGTTATTGTAGCCTTGATATTATTGCATTTGATTCTATCCTGTCTGCAGTTCAAGAGTTTAAATTTGAAGAATGGAAAAAGTGTTAAGCAGGAGAAGACTTCCGAAAGGTATAACAATACAGTAAATAAGGACCAAACAAATTCGAACGAAACCTACTACGAAAGTATTGATTATTATGATGCCATAAACAGCGAAGTAAAGAATGAGTTATATAAAGAACAGTAA